A part of Dermacentor variabilis isolate Ectoservices chromosome 10, ASM5094787v1, whole genome shotgun sequence genomic DNA contains:
- the LOC142559861 gene encoding uncharacterized protein LOC142559861, whose translation MAGIEVMEPTRKRARLQVQAAHGPLVSLSAILDLAKETQRCVVEGEAAFNAGHIICCGIRATTSAAVEVESLCLQTSAVRGPPHTIKVQVCNETGAVKGECTCKAGLSGQCKHLFATLIYLNRTSATSLDALSCTDVQQQWGRASAASIYKPRPISLFCHVEQLQPISVPEDVQALIRKELIDAVPNSALAKHKTRARKSIPFTSNLNIVRAIDTIFTQGCYLREHTKFSFFESVLDGEKTVLKRFTLEHLNENEKSFYLQNVCLSYAKAREICRETTDQSSTLWHSERKKRITGSICRELYTFEERGTRSWEAKLDRLYCREPFKGNEATMYGKDNEPLALEEYEKTHNESVSKLGLVVIPDVPWLGYSPDGISEQRGTNILLEVKCPVLGKHSSIQDLVNAKKLAFIVCDGENYALRRAHKYYSQVQLGMLLLNMNLCHFIVYSKVESLVIHVPRDTEHIQALVDRLQYVYFKRVLPKLVQISKA comes from the exons ATGGCGGGGATAGAGGTGATGGAGCCGACACGaaagcgtgcgcgtctacaggTGCAGGCGGCTCACGGGCCTCTAGTATCTCTAAGCGCGATCCTTGATCTTGCAAAGGAAACGCAGAGATGTGTTGTAGAAGGAGAGGCTGCGTTTAACGCTGGCCATATAATATGCTGCGGTATACGAGCGACGACAAGCGcggctgtcgaggtcgagtcaCTATGCCTGCAGACAAGCGCCGTGAGAGGCCCCCCGCATACTATAAAAGTTCAAGTCTGCAATGAAACCGGCGCCGTAAAG GGAGAATGCACGTGCAAGGCCGGTCTCTCTGGTCAATGCAAACATTTGTTTGCCACTTTGATATATTTGAACAG GACAAGTGCCACTTCCCTGGATGCATTGTCATGCACGGATGTGCAACAACAGTGGGGACGTGCCAGTGCCGCCAGCATCTACAAACCAAGGCCAATTAGTTTGTTTTGCCACGTCGAGCAGCTTCAACCAATAAGTGTCCCTGAAGATGTTCAAGCCCTGATTAGGAAAGAACTTATCGATGCAGTACCAAATTCTGCACTGGCAAAACACAAAACTCGTGCAAGAAAGTCAATCCCTTTCACTAGCAATTTGAACATAGTCCGCGCCATCGACACAATTTTCACACAAGGTTGCTACTTGAGAGAgcacacaaaattttcattttttgaatcggtgctagatggtgaaaaaacagtactgaaaaggtttactcttgaacatctcaatgaaaatgaaaagagttTCTATCTTCAAAATGTGTGCCTCTCCTATGCCAAAGCTAGGGAAATATGCCGCGAGACAACTGATCAGTCATCCACTCTGtggcacagcgaaagaaaaaaaagaattactggaAGCATCTGCAGAGAACTCTACACGTTTGAAGAAAGAGGTACACGCAGTTGGGAAGCAAAGCTGGACAGGCTGTACTGCAGGGagcctttcaagggaaatgaagccACAATGTATGGAAAAGACAACGAGCCTCTTGCACTTGAAGAGTACGAGAAGACTCATAACGAAAGCGTGAGCAAGCTGggactcgtcgtcattccagatgTTCCTTGGCTTGGCTACAGCCCGGATGGAATAAGTGAGCAGAGGGGAACGAACATCTTGCTGGAAGTGAAGTGTCCTGTTCTAGGCAAGCACTCTAGCATACAAGACCTTGTAAATGCTAAGAAGCTGGCATTTATTGTGTGTGATGGAGAAAATTATGCATTGAGACGTGCTCACAAGTATTATTCCCAGGTTCAACTGGGCATGCTCCTCCTTAACATGAATCTGTGTCATTTTATAGTATATTCGAAAGTTGAGAGCCTTGTCATTCATGTGCCGAGAGACACCGAGCATATTCAGGCACTTGTAGACAGGCTGCAGTATGTCTACTTCAAAAGGGTACTACCTAAGCTTGTGCAGATTAGCAAGGCTTGA